In one window of Haloarcula halophila DNA:
- a CDS encoding DUF7342 family protein yields the protein MTEDESYSESLMNRQTTGEDRVRMVARQLSEPRTANWIASEAGWSHEPTKRVLERLVDDSILHRDESGTHTTYYPDYRRQAMQEAMRLRDSGHTVEELTDRLAEMKAQIRDWEDTFDVESPNQLRGTLADEILDGEEEDQRREIAREWEHLQRRIKIVGFAIREWDFLAPTTDPAEASS from the coding sequence ATGACCGAAGACGAATCATATTCTGAGAGCCTGATGAACCGTCAGACGACGGGCGAGGACCGTGTACGGATGGTCGCACGGCAGCTGTCGGAGCCGCGGACAGCGAATTGGATCGCCTCTGAAGCGGGCTGGTCACACGAGCCTACCAAGCGCGTTCTTGAACGACTCGTTGACGACAGTATTCTCCACCGTGACGAAAGCGGTACCCACACCACGTACTACCCTGATTACCGTCGGCAGGCGATGCAGGAAGCGATGCGCCTTCGAGACAGCGGCCATACCGTCGAGGAGCTTACGGATCGGCTGGCCGAGATGAAGGCACAAATTCGTGACTGGGAGGACACATTCGACGTCGAGTCACCGAATCAGCTTCGTGGGACCCTAGCTGACGAGATCCTCGACGGCGAAGAGGAGGACCAGCGCCGTGAAATCGCTCGTGAGTGGGAACACCTGCAGCGGCGCATCAAAATCGTCGGGTTCGCCATCCGCGAGTGGGACTTCCTCGCCCCAACGACAGACCCTGCTGAGGCTAGCAGCTAA
- a CDS encoding DUF7344 domain-containing protein, with translation MKEHTDNRQLKSITTDELFTTLSNRRRRYVLHYMKQDNDAGQVPIRELSEQLAAWENGVGTDAVNPKQRKRIYSALHQTHLPKMDRLGIVTYDRNRGTVTMTDSLEQFDIYFGLAHKRNLPWSQVYLGLGAVSATLAVCVWLSVWPFGLVPDIAYAMLISGWFLAVSGYHVFHDRWRFLRESDEPPEIAIPRQRRAVSEASAAEGATESPSTATVDDPSTNLGPNGAGGAGADTTAVNSPTDED, from the coding sequence GTGAAAGAACACACAGACAACAGACAACTCAAATCAATAACGACCGACGAACTATTTACGACACTCAGCAACAGACGCCGCCGCTACGTCCTCCACTATATGAAACAGGACAATGATGCTGGTCAGGTCCCAATCCGGGAGCTCTCGGAACAGCTCGCGGCATGGGAAAACGGTGTCGGGACGGATGCGGTCAACCCAAAGCAACGAAAACGAATCTACAGTGCGCTTCATCAGACCCACCTCCCGAAGATGGACCGACTCGGCATCGTCACATACGACCGGAACCGTGGCACAGTGACGATGACCGATTCGCTCGAACAGTTCGATATCTACTTTGGACTGGCCCACAAGCGAAACCTCCCGTGGAGCCAAGTGTATCTTGGACTCGGCGCGGTCTCGGCCACGCTCGCGGTCTGTGTCTGGCTCTCGGTGTGGCCGTTCGGACTGGTTCCCGACATCGCGTACGCGATGCTCATATCAGGGTGGTTCCTCGCGGTGAGCGGATACCACGTCTTCCACGACCGGTGGCGATTCCTCCGGGAGAGTGACGAACCACCGGAGATCGCGATTCCGAGGCAAAGACGAGCGGTATCGGAAGCATCAGCGGCTGAGGGTGCGACTGAGAGTCCTTCGACCGCCACGGTAGACGACCCCTCGACGAACCTGGGTCCGAACGGGGCCGGGGGGGCTGGCGCCGACACCACTGCCGTCAACTCTCCAACGGACGAAGACTAA
- a CDS encoding toxin-antitoxin system TumE family protein produces MEPTADDLDGYDNATVYDDGTVVRVSIRRTDDDAYPSGWRYTLHYGALTAGPKTLDDGTIRRYDNSHEDTKGHELHVAPDPEPAFIEFPGIEELYEQFWDEIPKPRFGPSKDNGDTHD; encoded by the coding sequence ATGGAACCAACGGCCGATGATCTCGATGGATACGATAACGCAACAGTGTACGACGATGGGACTGTCGTTCGTGTATCGATCCGGCGGACGGACGACGACGCCTATCCGTCGGGGTGGCGGTACACGCTTCACTACGGAGCGTTGACCGCCGGTCCCAAGACGCTCGACGACGGAACGATCCGTCGCTATGACAACTCACACGAGGACACAAAAGGCCATGAATTACACGTCGCTCCTGACCCGGAACCGGCGTTCATCGAGTTCCCGGGCATCGAGGAACTCTACGAACAGTTCTGGGACGAGATTCCGAAGCCACGCTTCGGTCCATCCAAAGACAATGGTGATACCCATGACTGA
- a CDS encoding signal peptidase I, with protein sequence MTDDTNFNTNDTEPATGRQNQGSDDQRGIDSERLRQATKAAGTLCLVLALLPFLVFAVPQTVGADHGFVILSGSMEPALSPGDVVIVSDAASVEVGDIITFSNGGSIPVTHRVVGVQDGQYITKGDANGNPDTASVAPGSVLGRVVHTIPLIGYVIIWANTPTGQIALVVVPLLLLGVSSLRRWATEDDDSMSDETPTDGTDIAAMFDAVATDSEAGAELVEWTPPVTVSKPTEMAAEPAAVENDAATDDTVGVPAPDLKLTLLSTAVLCGYAGWNVSREVATTGVPHPVSVGIVTAGLLGLAFALWTTLSVDPTAPEAAEEAAPTAVGGGVEMEDGT encoded by the coding sequence ATGACCGACGATACCAATTTCAATACGAACGATACCGAACCGGCGACAGGGCGGCAGAACCAGGGGAGCGACGATCAGCGCGGTATCGATAGCGAGCGGCTCCGACAGGCAACGAAAGCAGCCGGCACCCTGTGTCTGGTTCTCGCGCTCCTCCCGTTTCTCGTCTTCGCGGTCCCGCAGACGGTCGGCGCCGACCACGGCTTCGTCATTCTCTCTGGGAGCATGGAGCCCGCACTCTCCCCCGGGGATGTCGTCATCGTCTCGGACGCGGCGTCCGTCGAGGTCGGTGATATCATCACCTTCTCCAACGGCGGGTCAATACCCGTCACTCACCGAGTCGTCGGTGTTCAGGACGGGCAGTACATCACGAAAGGCGACGCCAATGGCAACCCCGACACCGCCTCGGTCGCTCCCGGGAGCGTCCTTGGGCGGGTGGTCCACACCATCCCGCTCATCGGCTACGTAATCATCTGGGCGAACACGCCGACCGGACAGATCGCGCTCGTGGTCGTCCCGCTGTTGTTGTTGGGCGTGAGTTCGCTCCGCCGGTGGGCCACCGAGGATGACGACTCGATGTCGGACGAAACGCCGACCGACGGGACTGACATCGCGGCGATGTTCGACGCGGTGGCGACGGACAGCGAGGCGGGAGCCGAACTCGTCGAATGGACGCCCCCAGTGACGGTGAGCAAGCCTACGGAGATGGCCGCCGAACCAGCGGCAGTCGAGAACGACGCGGCGACCGACGACACCGTCGGCGTGCCCGCCCCTGACCTCAAACTGACGCTCCTCTCGACGGCCGTCCTCTGTGGCTACGCGGGTTGGAACGTCTCCCGCGAGGTGGCCACCACCGGCGTGCCCCATCCGGTCTCGGTCGGGATAGTGACTGCCGGCCTCCTCGGCCTTGCGTTCGCGCTGTGGACGACCCTAAGTGTCGACCCGACTGCCCCGGAAGCGGCGGAGGAGGCAGCGCCGACCGCCGTCGGCGGTGGCGTCGAGATGGAGGACGGGACATGA
- a CDS encoding Sec-independent protein translocase subunit TatA/TatB codes for MTASLVIGMPGGTELLAILAIAILLFGANKLPGLARSSGQAIGEFKKGRDQIEREIRETVQESSEIAEERTGDE; via the coding sequence ATGACTGCCTCACTGGTCATCGGTATGCCCGGCGGAACAGAGCTGTTAGCGATACTCGCGATTGCGATACTCCTGTTCGGTGCGAACAAACTACCGGGTCTAGCGCGGTCTTCTGGCCAAGCGATAGGGGAGTTCAAGAAGGGAAGAGACCAGATAGAACGAGAGATTCGAGAGACTGTCCAGGAATCGTCCGAGATCGCAGAGGAACGCACCGGGGACGAATAA
- a CDS encoding vWA domain-containing protein — protein sequence MTHKPQLHNLTRRKMLAGLGAVGIASAGAGLGTSAYFSDRESFADNSLVAGELDLLVDWQQTYTANDETVFVNAHPDHDADGEQSIVADNDDGQIKYSDFLDEDDPDSNGENLPVLNCENLPPIDEAAFGTDPTTGDVQETLVQLDDVKPGDEGEITFSLHLCDNPGYIWMQADNVTESEGVNTDPELAVDTPDGGDLASAIQAKLWYDADCDNVHDEAEPADIMLTLDFSGSMLYRQYGGVVSEDSIQVNGSNYDETTKIDLVELATREFVQYLDAQNADVQVGVAYFDGEGSDDTEPRTGILQGLTSDLSVVDSALTGLRQKLANVVTGGEPSDPFDGDGDPDPDSNAGGIATGTYIGEGVDDAQDELAANGRSGVDASNIVLSDGESFNGTGSTQFSFPQDAATDARSASPSPATDLYTVSVGSANDSVLQDMAGAAGGPGSNPLFFFDVDDPVTIPTVFGVLASQFVAEKVIMEDTLDNVLAAMAAGNGIPLDGNVLTVYDELSDPPTDEDRDAFEGNGLMYCVALSWELPFEVGNEVQGDTLGFDLGFYTEQERNNDGSGPATA from the coding sequence ATGACTCACAAACCACAACTTCACAACCTCACCCGGCGGAAAATGCTGGCCGGCCTCGGAGCCGTCGGTATCGCCTCCGCGGGTGCGGGGCTGGGTACGTCCGCGTACTTCAGCGACCGCGAATCGTTTGCCGACAACTCCCTCGTGGCGGGCGAACTCGACCTGCTGGTCGACTGGCAACAGACCTACACAGCAAACGACGAGACCGTGTTCGTCAATGCCCACCCGGACCACGACGCTGACGGCGAGCAGTCCATCGTCGCCGACAACGACGACGGGCAAATAAAGTACAGCGACTTCCTCGACGAGGACGACCCGGACAGCAACGGGGAGAACCTTCCGGTGCTGAACTGCGAGAACCTCCCGCCAATCGATGAGGCCGCCTTCGGAACCGACCCGACGACCGGCGACGTTCAGGAGACACTCGTCCAACTGGACGACGTGAAACCCGGCGACGAGGGCGAGATTACGTTCAGCCTCCACCTCTGTGACAACCCCGGCTACATCTGGATGCAAGCCGACAACGTCACCGAGAGCGAGGGGGTCAACACCGACCCGGAACTCGCCGTGGACACGCCCGACGGCGGCGACCTCGCGAGCGCAATCCAGGCGAAGCTCTGGTACGACGCCGACTGTGACAACGTCCACGACGAGGCCGAGCCGGCCGACATCATGCTGACGCTCGACTTCTCCGGTTCGATGCTGTACCGCCAGTACGGAGGCGTCGTCAGCGAGGACTCCATCCAGGTCAACGGCAGCAACTACGACGAGACGACGAAAATCGACCTTGTCGAGCTGGCGACCCGAGAGTTCGTCCAGTACCTCGACGCCCAGAACGCCGACGTGCAGGTCGGTGTCGCCTACTTCGACGGGGAAGGCAGCGACGACACCGAGCCACGCACGGGTATCCTGCAGGGGCTGACCAGCGACCTCTCGGTCGTCGACAGCGCCCTCACGGGGCTGCGCCAGAAACTGGCCAACGTCGTCACCGGCGGCGAACCGTCGGACCCGTTCGACGGCGACGGTGACCCGGACCCCGACAGCAACGCCGGTGGTATCGCCACGGGTACCTACATTGGCGAGGGTGTCGACGACGCCCAGGACGAACTGGCGGCCAACGGTCGCTCGGGTGTCGACGCCTCGAACATCGTCCTCTCGGACGGCGAGTCATTCAACGGCACGGGCTCGACGCAGTTCAGCTTCCCACAGGACGCGGCGACGGACGCGCGAAGTGCCTCGCCGTCCCCGGCAACGGACCTTTACACCGTCTCTGTCGGAAGCGCGAACGACAGCGTCCTCCAGGACATGGCCGGCGCGGCCGGCGGACCGGGGAGCAACCCCCTGTTCTTCTTTGATGTGGACGACCCCGTCACTATCCCGACCGTCTTCGGCGTGCTGGCCAGCCAGTTCGTCGCCGAGAAGGTCATCATGGAGGACACGCTGGACAACGTGCTCGCGGCGATGGCGGCCGGCAACGGCATTCCGCTGGACGGCAACGTCCTGACGGTGTACGACGAGCTATCGGACCCACCGACCGACGAAGACCGCGACGCCTTCGAAGGCAACGGCCTGATGTACTGTGTCGCACTCTCGTGGGAACTGCCCTTCGAGGTCGGCAACGAAGTGCAGGGCGACACGCTCGGCTTCGACCTGGGCTTCTACACCGAGCAGGAGCGCAACAACGACGGGAGCGGCCCAGCGACGGCCTGA
- a CDS encoding helix-turn-helix domain-containing protein encodes MTVLLALEIDTEDFALSRITAGEEDIHILLDRVVPLGDEVIPFFWVEGVDFESFERRVRAAPQVENLEALNRVDGSILYRVKWDGSVCTFTSILITSGATVLEAHGTNSWSFRLRFDNHAALRDFHALCRDADIDFEVINIATEASPMRDDVRYNLTPLQHETLVTAIERGYFDIPRQITLEELSTEFDVSSQALSDRIRRAVQEVLTSSPLPTTAAGLDD; translated from the coding sequence ATGACGGTCCTTCTCGCCTTGGAGATAGACACCGAGGATTTCGCGCTTAGTCGTATCACCGCAGGCGAGGAGGATATTCACATCCTGCTCGACCGGGTCGTCCCGCTCGGTGACGAGGTAATACCTTTCTTCTGGGTGGAGGGAGTGGACTTCGAGTCGTTCGAGCGTCGCGTCCGGGCGGCACCTCAGGTGGAAAACCTAGAAGCGCTCAACCGCGTTGACGGGAGCATCCTGTACAGGGTCAAGTGGGACGGGAGCGTGTGCACGTTCACTTCGATTCTGATCACCAGCGGAGCGACAGTACTTGAAGCCCACGGCACCAACTCGTGGTCGTTCCGCCTCCGATTCGACAACCATGCCGCCCTTCGGGATTTCCACGCGCTCTGTCGGGACGCGGATATCGATTTCGAAGTTATCAACATTGCTACAGAGGCGTCGCCGATGCGCGACGACGTCCGCTACAATCTCACGCCCCTACAACACGAGACGCTCGTGACGGCCATCGAACGCGGCTATTTCGATATCCCCCGGCAAATTACGCTGGAGGAACTCTCAACGGAGTTCGACGTGAGTTCACAGGCGCTCTCGGACCGGATTCGGCGGGCAGTACAGGAGGTTCTCACATCCTCGCCGTTGCCGACGACAGCCGCGGGACTCGACGACTGA
- a CDS encoding DUF7344 domain-containing protein, translated as MFGRDRLPADDAYELLSNDRRRETVATLLANTERELTLRELSERVATRETGVDPAPRTHRASVYNALHQTHLPKLQTLALIEYDRDRKLVRPRPAVRSLYRYIDTVACFGLSWAEYYRLLGIVSLLSVVVVLAEVPYVPGIDPLVLTSAALAVFALSTASQLAKTFRVMLSLRRN; from the coding sequence ATGTTCGGTCGCGACAGGCTCCCGGCGGACGACGCCTACGAACTGCTCAGTAACGACCGTCGGCGCGAGACAGTCGCGACGCTGCTTGCCAACACCGAACGCGAACTAACGCTACGGGAGCTCTCCGAACGCGTCGCAACGCGGGAGACAGGCGTCGATCCCGCACCACGGACTCATCGCGCGAGCGTCTACAACGCCCTCCACCAGACACACCTACCGAAACTCCAGACGCTCGCACTCATTGAGTACGATCGTGATCGAAAGCTGGTCCGCCCACGGCCGGCAGTGCGGTCGCTCTATCGGTACATCGACACCGTCGCCTGTTTCGGACTCTCGTGGGCCGAGTACTACCGCTTGCTGGGCATCGTCAGTCTCCTTAGCGTGGTCGTCGTCCTCGCCGAGGTGCCGTACGTCCCGGGTATCGACCCACTGGTACTCACTAGCGCGGCGCTAGCAGTGTTCGCACTCTCGACAGCCTCCCAGCTCGCCAAAACGTTCCGGGTGATGCTGTCGCTCCGGCGGAATTAA
- a CDS encoding vWA domain-containing protein: MAEKKQLHNLTRRKMLAGLGAVGVASAGAGLGTSAFFSDEESFINNRLTAGTVDLKLDYKATYTGGENQFDAIQENYPDAEALGDGVYLLDQAPSPADMQEWEDLVQGENFDFCSPEADEYLVNGDEIPIFTLDDVKPGDSGEVTISFHICDNPAYLQLSGAITENTENGQTDPEIVAEGVDTDGIGELADAIEVCVWYDEDCDNVYEPTGTGQQQELEVALVSDVSGSMSGSPLSALKTAASDFVGNLSSPDEAAAVSFSSGATTDQELTTNYAAVQNAINSYTAGGSTSIAAGVNEGADELLNGANATPGASKVMILLSDGNSNASAATTAADNAKAAGIRIFTIALGSANTTLLESLASSPDDAFIAPNPSDLDTVYAEIAQVVLAGEQKIIEGTMAEVFDELSEGVLLDGDRQEDSTQPYPGATTQCIGFEWELPFAVGNHVQSDSLTFDIVVDAEQSRNNDAPFGTAL; the protein is encoded by the coding sequence ATGGCTGAAAAGAAACAACTCCACAACCTGACCCGGCGGAAGATGCTTGCCGGCCTCGGTGCCGTCGGCGTCGCTTCGGCGGGGGCGGGCCTGGGCACCTCGGCGTTCTTCAGCGACGAGGAGTCATTCATCAACAACAGACTCACCGCGGGGACGGTCGACCTCAAACTCGACTACAAGGCGACGTATACCGGGGGGGAAAACCAATTCGACGCCATTCAGGAGAACTACCCCGACGCGGAGGCGCTGGGCGACGGCGTCTACCTGCTTGACCAAGCACCCAGCCCCGCTGACATGCAGGAGTGGGAGGACCTCGTCCAAGGCGAGAATTTCGACTTCTGTTCGCCCGAGGCCGACGAGTACCTCGTTAATGGCGACGAGATTCCCATCTTCACGCTTGACGACGTGAAACCCGGCGACTCCGGCGAGGTCACTATCAGCTTCCACATCTGTGACAACCCGGCGTACCTCCAGCTCTCGGGCGCTATCACGGAGAACACCGAAAACGGCCAGACCGACCCCGAAATCGTGGCGGAGGGCGTGGACACCGACGGTATTGGTGAGCTCGCAGACGCCATCGAGGTCTGTGTCTGGTACGACGAGGACTGTGACAACGTCTACGAACCGACCGGTACCGGACAGCAACAGGAACTGGAAGTCGCACTTGTCAGTGACGTCTCCGGCTCCATGAGCGGGTCGCCGTTGTCGGCGCTCAAAACCGCCGCGAGTGATTTTGTCGGCAACCTCTCATCACCGGACGAGGCGGCCGCGGTGTCGTTCAGCAGCGGCGCTACGACCGACCAAGAGCTGACGACGAACTACGCGGCCGTCCAGAACGCGATCAATTCTTACACTGCGGGAGGGAGCACCTCCATCGCGGCTGGCGTCAACGAGGGGGCCGACGAACTCCTCAACGGCGCGAACGCGACCCCCGGTGCGTCCAAGGTGATGATTCTGCTGAGCGACGGTAACTCCAACGCCAGCGCCGCGACCACCGCGGCCGACAACGCCAAGGCCGCAGGTATCCGCATCTTCACTATCGCGTTAGGCAGTGCGAACACGACGCTCCTAGAGAGCCTCGCGTCCTCGCCCGACGACGCCTTCATCGCCCCCAACCCGAGCGACCTCGACACCGTCTACGCGGAAATCGCACAGGTCGTTCTCGCGGGGGAACAGAAGATTATCGAGGGGACGATGGCCGAGGTGTTCGACGAACTCTCGGAGGGCGTCCTCCTCGACGGAGACCGACAGGAAGACAGTACGCAACCGTACCCCGGCGCGACGACCCAGTGTATCGGCTTTGAGTGGGAACTCCCGTTCGCGGTTGGGAACCACGTCCAGTCAGATTCGCTCACCTTCGACATCGTCGTTGACGCCGAACAGAGCCGCAACAACGACGCACCGTTCGGCACCGCGCTGTAA
- a CDS encoding SipW-dependent-type signal peptide-containing protein has product MTDDNQQLYNLSRRKMLAGLGAVGLASAGAGLGTAAYFSDTEEFEGNSITAGTLDMSVSATVVAANEYWVNNGGLGLAEVADSQDAVVGLEVDDVKPGDWGIICFDIDIESNPGYVQVCTEEFAETGGANPEPEQEAEGDADNDADLGEFLLSTVWQDYSGPTDGSSGGMKTDLSVLDPVFNNAGNSLSVAYGEPDTGGVVDGDQHHTTAREANGILDAANGGYVIKDDQGVPLAIGAGDTYTFYLLFEIPFAVGNVIQGDTLSFDLAFKTEQVRNNDTPFQNDPAPGTPTPE; this is encoded by the coding sequence ATGACCGACGACAACCAACAACTGTACAACCTCTCGCGACGCAAAATGCTGGCCGGCCTCGGCGCAGTGGGGCTCGCCTCCGCAGGCGCGGGACTTGGCACCGCCGCGTACTTCAGCGACACCGAAGAGTTCGAGGGCAACTCGATCACCGCCGGGACGCTCGACATGTCCGTCAGTGCGACCGTCGTGGCCGCAAACGAATACTGGGTCAACAACGGTGGCCTCGGGCTTGCCGAAGTCGCGGACAGTCAGGACGCCGTCGTGGGCCTGGAGGTCGACGATGTCAAGCCCGGCGACTGGGGCATCATCTGCTTCGACATCGACATCGAGTCCAACCCCGGCTACGTGCAGGTGTGCACGGAAGAGTTCGCAGAGACCGGCGGCGCGAACCCCGAACCGGAACAGGAAGCGGAAGGCGACGCCGACAACGACGCCGACCTCGGCGAGTTCCTGCTGAGCACAGTCTGGCAGGACTACAGCGGCCCGACCGACGGCTCCAGCGGCGGTATGAAGACCGACCTCTCGGTGCTCGACCCCGTCTTCAACAACGCCGGGAACAGCCTATCGGTCGCGTACGGTGAGCCCGACACCGGCGGCGTGGTCGACGGCGACCAGCACCACACCACCGCGCGTGAAGCAAACGGCATCCTCGACGCGGCCAACGGCGGCTACGTCATCAAGGACGACCAGGGTGTGCCCCTCGCAATCGGCGCCGGGGACACCTACACGTTCTACCTCCTGTTCGAGATCCCTTTCGCGGTGGGCAACGTCATCCAGGGCGACACGCTGAGCTTCGACCTCGCGTTCAAGACCGAACAGGTCCGCAACAACGACACCCCGTTCCAGAACGACCCGGCACCGGGGACCCCCACGCCAGAGTAA